In Massilia forsythiae, one DNA window encodes the following:
- the fliS gene encoding flagellar export chaperone FliS translates to MSYQEAYASYHATSLDAQTSRASPIELVLLLTDGLLDELARARAHIVGKRYEQRAASINKCVDIINGLSSSLDFDSGGQVVGNLANLYEFCATHLHGAGVKQDPAMVDEVIKIMTTIRQGWAGVQARNG, encoded by the coding sequence ATGTCCTACCAAGAAGCCTACGCCAGCTATCACGCGACCAGCCTGGATGCGCAGACCTCGCGCGCATCGCCCATCGAACTGGTGCTGCTGCTCACCGACGGCCTGCTCGACGAACTGGCGCGCGCGCGCGCCCACATCGTCGGCAAGCGCTACGAGCAGCGCGCCGCCAGCATCAACAAATGCGTCGACATCATCAACGGCCTGTCGAGCTCGCTCGACTTCGACAGCGGCGGCCAAGTGGTCGGCAACCTGGCCAACCTGTACGAGTTCTGCGCCACCCACCTGCACGGCGCCGGCGTCAAGCAAGACCCGGCCATGGTCGACGAAGTCATCAAGATCATGACCACCATCCGCCAGGGCTGGGCCGGCGTGCAGGCGCGCAATGGATAA
- a CDS encoding flagellar hook-length control protein FliK produces the protein MSTPVTLPAQSTPAQPVDAAAPVQAAQAAPAVGQQAGSPQPFAQLLVQQLDGDQLSSDLQQLNSLQQFIGMPSAQATAQAAVPAAPVGSGTAQPAAGDTDKDAAASAAAPQDGALLAAMAMPLMPLTPMQIAQAVQAAQGGAPRGADGATAASGNAAVAGSQTQAQPVGGAAQDGARRADAVTLQPVQAAVQLAVQAGAQATPAPVRAAAQADQAPQASAQAARQDGAAVRMALQDGAQGAAGNGAADGSAQDGSAERGNGQPAAALAAGAAVAAAPSSSQPAADTVKLAGPPTAWRQSLQEALGERLNVQVGKNVEQAVIRLEPPQLGRIDIAIRHSAGTLEVNISATNGEVLRQLQTVSDNLRSDLSQRQFSEVAVTVAPAPRGNGAAPFGDPQQGGRGRQPGRDQDDQEPGRALAEANNSTSVFSIAGRE, from the coding sequence ATGTCCACCCCAGTCACCCTGCCGGCGCAATCGACGCCGGCCCAGCCGGTCGATGCCGCCGCCCCGGTGCAGGCGGCGCAAGCCGCGCCCGCCGTCGGCCAGCAGGCCGGCAGCCCCCAGCCGTTCGCGCAACTGCTGGTGCAGCAGCTCGATGGCGACCAGCTGTCGAGCGACTTGCAGCAATTGAACAGCCTGCAACAGTTCATCGGCATGCCGTCGGCGCAGGCCACCGCGCAGGCCGCCGTGCCGGCCGCGCCGGTCGGCTCCGGCACGGCCCAGCCCGCGGCTGGCGACACCGACAAGGATGCCGCCGCCAGCGCCGCCGCTCCCCAGGACGGCGCGCTGCTGGCCGCCATGGCCATGCCGCTGATGCCGCTCACGCCGATGCAGATTGCGCAGGCGGTGCAAGCAGCCCAGGGCGGTGCGCCGCGCGGCGCGGATGGCGCCACTGCGGCCAGCGGCAATGCCGCCGTTGCAGGGTCGCAAACCCAGGCGCAGCCGGTCGGCGGCGCCGCCCAGGATGGCGCCCGCCGCGCCGACGCCGTCACGCTGCAGCCGGTGCAAGCCGCCGTGCAACTGGCGGTGCAGGCCGGCGCGCAGGCCACGCCGGCGCCGGTGCGGGCCGCGGCGCAAGCCGACCAGGCGCCGCAGGCGAGCGCCCAGGCCGCCCGCCAGGACGGCGCGGCGGTCCGCATGGCGCTGCAGGATGGCGCCCAGGGCGCCGCCGGCAACGGCGCGGCCGACGGCAGCGCCCAGGACGGCAGCGCCGAGCGCGGCAACGGCCAGCCGGCGGCAGCGCTGGCGGCCGGGGCGGCCGTGGCGGCGGCGCCCTCCTCATCCCAGCCGGCTGCGGACACCGTCAAGCTGGCCGGCCCGCCCACCGCCTGGCGCCAGAGCCTGCAGGAAGCGCTGGGCGAACGCCTGAACGTGCAGGTCGGGAAGAACGTCGAGCAGGCCGTGATCCGCCTCGAGCCGCCGCAGCTGGGCCGCATCGACATCGCCATCCGCCACAGCGCCGGCACGCTGGAAGTGAACATCTCGGCCACCAATGGCGAGGTGCTGCGCCAGCTGCAGACCGTCAGCGACAACCTGCGCAGCGATCTGTCGCAGCGCCAGTTCAGCGAAGTCGCGGTGACGGTGGCGCCGGCCCCGCGCGGCAATGGTGCGGCGCCGTTCGGCGACCCGCAGCAGGGCGGCCGCGGCCGCCAGCCGGGCCGCGACCAGGATGACCAGGAACCCGGCCGCGCACTGGCCGAGGCCAACAATTCCACGTCCGTGTTCTCGATTGCCGGACGCGAGTGA
- a CDS encoding flagellar basal body-associated FliL family protein, which yields MSKKKTIIIIAAAVLVSAGAAGGAVWWFMPKPAASADAKDKTAKKEADKPKEGKPSKYVTLDKVIVMLRRDPGAADTHYLSTDLVLATSPKTEKETKENLPLLRSLAVRTLSGYTMSQASAMSVEKFAEELNKSFDANYEHEHQEKPFTEVMIGKLIIE from the coding sequence ATGAGCAAAAAGAAAACGATCATTATCATCGCCGCCGCCGTGCTGGTCAGCGCGGGCGCGGCCGGCGGCGCGGTCTGGTGGTTCATGCCCAAGCCGGCCGCCAGCGCCGACGCCAAGGACAAGACCGCCAAGAAGGAAGCGGACAAGCCCAAGGAAGGCAAGCCGTCCAAATACGTCACGCTGGACAAGGTGATCGTGATGCTGCGGCGCGACCCCGGCGCCGCCGACACCCACTACCTGTCGACCGACCTGGTGCTGGCCACCAGCCCGAAGACGGAAAAGGAAACCAAGGAAAACCTGCCGCTGCTGCGCAGCCTGGCGGTGCGCACCCTCTCCGGCTACACGATGAGCCAGGCGTCCGCCATGTCGGTGGAGAAGTTCGCCGAAGAGCTGAACAAGTCCTTCGATGCCAACTACGAGCACGAGCACCAGGAAAAACCGTTCACCGAAGTCATGATCGGCAAGCTGATCATCGAATGA
- a CDS encoding FliA/WhiG family RNA polymerase sigma factor produces the protein MAYQADYADGYAGAEYADAAVHAAMSAQDEGRHLVAYAPLVKRIARQLNSQVTGAIGREDMEQIGLMGLLEALRRYGEPDAGFASYAGLRVRGAILDELRRQDWRPRAVRQDSHKMRDAVRALTRRLGREPNDKEAAEALGVTQDAWRQFLLDDVAEELLSFDDMLQESTERAATSPGPEEQYALRRSLEQALAALNEREQRVVQMIYEFELSYKEIAAVLDLSDARVCQLNKSALAKMKAALAQA, from the coding sequence GTGGCCTATCAAGCCGACTATGCCGACGGTTACGCCGGCGCCGAATACGCCGACGCCGCCGTTCACGCGGCGATGAGCGCGCAGGACGAGGGGCGCCACCTGGTCGCCTATGCGCCGCTGGTCAAGCGCATCGCGCGCCAGCTGAATTCGCAGGTGACCGGCGCCATCGGGCGCGAGGACATGGAACAGATTGGCCTGATGGGCCTGCTGGAAGCGCTGCGCCGCTACGGCGAGCCGGACGCCGGCTTCGCCAGCTACGCCGGCCTGCGCGTGCGCGGCGCCATCCTGGACGAGCTGCGGCGCCAGGACTGGCGGCCACGTGCGGTGCGCCAGGACAGCCACAAGATGCGCGACGCCGTGCGCGCCCTGACCCGGCGCCTGGGGCGCGAGCCGAACGACAAGGAAGCGGCCGAGGCGCTCGGCGTCACGCAGGACGCGTGGCGCCAGTTCCTGCTGGACGACGTCGCCGAGGAACTGCTCAGCTTCGACGACATGCTGCAGGAATCGACCGAGCGCGCCGCCACCAGTCCCGGCCCGGAAGAACAGTACGCGCTGCGGCGCAGCCTGGAACAAGCGCTGGCCGCCCTCAACGAGCGCGAACAGCGCGTGGTGCAGATGATCTACGAGTTCGAACTCAGCTACAAGGAAATCGCGGCCGTGCTCGACCTGTCGGATGCGCGCGTGTGCCAGCTCAACAAGAGTGCGCTGGCCAAGATGAAAGCGGCGCTGGCACAGGCCTGA
- the motA gene encoding flagellar motor stator protein MotA translates to MMQIIGILIVLGAVFGGFAFMGGTFGAIWQPIELLIIGGSAVGALVLANPKHVLVELLGQLKKVAGKNKHDSEFQRQLLLLMYELLQTAAGGLKALDAHVEAPKESPMFQRYPLILQEPKLLAFIVDNFRLMAMGKINAHELEGVLEQELDAIHEELTQPSKSLHKVAEAMPGFGILAAVLGIVLTMNSVGEGADTAEIAEHIGAAMVGTFVGIFLCYGVLDPISGMMKQLVNSEASTMETVKVVLCTHVAGKPPLLAIDAGRRLIQLNTKPSFAQLETWLNAMGDGEDAGAAKRKA, encoded by the coding sequence ATCATGCAGATCATAGGCATCCTCATCGTGCTCGGCGCCGTGTTCGGCGGCTTCGCCTTCATGGGCGGCACCTTCGGCGCCATCTGGCAGCCGATCGAACTGCTCATCATCGGCGGCTCCGCCGTCGGCGCCCTGGTGCTGGCCAACCCGAAGCACGTGCTGGTCGAGCTGCTCGGCCAGCTGAAGAAGGTGGCCGGCAAGAACAAGCACGATTCCGAATTCCAGCGCCAGCTGCTGCTGCTGATGTACGAACTGCTGCAGACCGCCGCCGGCGGCCTGAAGGCGCTCGACGCCCACGTCGAGGCGCCCAAGGAAAGCCCGATGTTCCAGCGCTACCCGCTGATTTTGCAGGAGCCGAAGCTGCTGGCGTTCATCGTCGACAATTTCCGCTTGATGGCGATGGGCAAGATCAACGCCCACGAACTGGAAGGCGTGCTGGAGCAGGAACTGGACGCCATCCACGAAGAGCTGACCCAGCCGTCGAAGTCGCTGCACAAGGTGGCCGAGGCGATGCCCGGCTTCGGCATCCTGGCCGCGGTGCTGGGCATCGTGCTGACCATGAACTCGGTCGGCGAAGGCGCCGACACCGCCGAGATCGCCGAACACATCGGCGCCGCCATGGTCGGCACTTTTGTGGGCATCTTCCTGTGCTACGGCGTGCTCGACCCGATCTCGGGCATGATGAAGCAGCTCGTCAATTCCGAAGCCTCGACCATGGAAACCGTGAAGGTGGTGCTGTGCACCCACGTGGCCGGCAAGCCGCCGCTCCTGGCGATCGACGCCGGCCGCCGCCTGATCCAGCTGAATACCAAGCCCAGCTTCGCCCAGCTGGAAACCTGGCTGAACGCCATGGGCGACGGCGAGGATGCCGGCGCCGCCAAGCGCAAGGCGTAA
- a CDS encoding flagellar motor protein MotB: MQANKKGGDKHHHEETIVKRGGGKHHDDEHGGAWKVAFADFCMALMALFLVLWLIAARDAQTAKNIVRDNAASGLIEGSGGKPEIAGNQSGSLIERFQLPKNNGGTEGPNAGSKTTVRTKYESASELAALAHALEQMSADAGLSSNLATVVTPNGLRVMLHDTDRQGMFVRGSPSPTGRFQRLLRAMGPLFEKMENQMLIVGHTDSLQYTINGPNAYSNWSLSTHRALSARAELLIGGMRKESVLQVIGMADRAPLDTGKPDAPANRRIELLILTSAQAASVVSMFGTPGPTESLSKEASVSKPNDEALKELRSQLAKKP; the protein is encoded by the coding sequence GTGCAAGCGAACAAAAAAGGCGGCGACAAGCACCACCACGAAGAAACCATCGTCAAGCGCGGCGGCGGCAAGCACCACGACGACGAGCACGGCGGCGCCTGGAAGGTGGCCTTCGCCGACTTCTGCATGGCGCTGATGGCGCTGTTCCTGGTGCTGTGGCTGATCGCCGCGCGCGACGCCCAGACGGCCAAGAACATCGTGCGCGACAATGCCGCCAGCGGCCTGATCGAAGGCAGCGGCGGCAAGCCGGAAATCGCCGGCAACCAGAGCGGCAGCCTGATCGAACGCTTCCAGCTGCCGAAGAACAATGGCGGTACCGAAGGGCCGAATGCCGGCAGCAAGACCACCGTGCGCACCAAGTACGAGTCGGCCTCGGAACTGGCGGCCCTGGCGCACGCGCTGGAGCAGATGAGCGCCGATGCCGGCCTGTCGTCCAACCTGGCCACCGTGGTCACGCCGAACGGCTTGCGCGTGATGTTGCACGACACCGACCGGCAAGGCATGTTCGTGCGCGGCAGCCCGTCGCCGACCGGCCGCTTCCAGCGACTGTTGCGTGCGATGGGTCCTTTGTTCGAAAAAATGGAAAATCAGATGTTGATTGTAGGACATACTGATTCCTTGCAGTACACTATCAACGGTCCGAACGCGTACTCGAACTGGAGCCTGTCGACCCACCGCGCCCTGTCCGCGCGCGCTGAGCTCTTGATCGGCGGCATGCGCAAGGAAAGCGTGCTGCAGGTGATCGGCATGGCCGACCGCGCCCCGCTCGATACCGGCAAGCCGGATGCGCCGGCCAACCGCCGCATCGAGTTACTGATCCTGACCAGCGCGCAGGCCGCCAGCGTGGTGTCGATGTTCGGCACGCCCGGCCCGACCGAATCATTGAGCAAGGAAGCGTCGGTCAGCAAGCCGAACGACGAAGCGCTCAAGGAACTGCGCAGCCAATTGGCGAAAAAACCATGA
- the flgM gene encoding flagellar biosynthesis anti-sigma factor FlgM, protein MKISGVSTSSVTASPVAGGAAAAAPAPATVAAAAAMPLESAMLQPAQGALRALPDFDAARVAELRDALSKGELPFDAKRLAGLIQQFHGVTR, encoded by the coding sequence ATGAAGATCTCCGGCGTCTCCACCTCTTCCGTCACAGCCAGCCCGGTGGCCGGCGGCGCTGCCGCAGCCGCGCCGGCGCCGGCGACGGTCGCCGCCGCCGCGGCGATGCCGCTGGAGTCGGCGATGCTGCAGCCGGCCCAGGGTGCGCTGCGCGCCCTGCCCGACTTCGACGCCGCGCGCGTGGCCGAGCTGCGCGACGCGCTGTCCAAGGGAGAATTGCCGTTCGACGCCAAGCGCCTGGCCGGCCTGATCCAGCAATTTCACGGAGTGACCCGATGA
- the flgN gene encoding flagellar export chaperone FlgN: MSRMTRDQALNRLADDIQADLGACGTIRDLLENQFQAALRHRGDELASLGEQLMPQLDAMEERRRQRVQLIRALFGTDATMDDFFAKLDAARRASAHGAWRRLEQLVRECKEATTRNGNLMAEQFSVMQRLLHGESDTYAPR, from the coding sequence ATGAGCCGCATGACCCGCGACCAGGCCTTGAACCGCCTCGCAGACGACATCCAGGCCGACCTCGGCGCCTGCGGCACGATCCGCGACCTCCTGGAAAACCAGTTCCAGGCCGCGCTGCGCCATCGCGGCGACGAACTGGCTTCGCTCGGCGAGCAATTGATGCCGCAACTGGACGCCATGGAAGAGCGCCGCCGCCAGCGCGTGCAGCTGATCCGCGCCCTGTTCGGCACCGACGCCACGATGGACGATTTCTTCGCCAAACTGGACGCCGCCCGCCGCGCCAGCGCGCACGGCGCCTGGCGCCGCCTGGAGCAGCTGGTGCGCGAATGCAAGGAAGCCACCACGCGCAACGGCAACCTGATGGCGGAACAATTCTCGGTCATGCAGCGCCTGCTGCACGGCGAAAGCGACACCTATGCGCCACGCTGA
- a CDS encoding glycoside hydrolase family 73 protein, translating into MRHAEFTTSIPALAAATPTAATRPAAAVDGSTGFGGTFGQVQNEVADFIQNGDAGLSGSAQLSAEGRMWAARSQQAASAAGIVGDADASPDQQSFLDSIAPWAREAANKLGVAPELVSAHAALESGWGQRPLKNSDGSSTNNLFGIKAGSAWHGDVAESATTEYVGGAALKTSARFRSYPDQASAFRDYAQMLTDNPRFRGALGTGSDAQAFAAGLAKGGYATDPAYATKLARLASKLQGGS; encoded by the coding sequence ATGCGCCACGCTGAATTCACGACCTCGATCCCGGCGCTGGCGGCCGCCACACCGACCGCCGCCACCCGCCCTGCCGCGGCGGTCGACGGTTCCACCGGCTTCGGGGGAACGTTCGGCCAGGTCCAGAACGAAGTCGCCGACTTCATCCAGAACGGCGACGCCGGCCTGTCCGGCAGCGCGCAATTGAGCGCCGAGGGCCGCATGTGGGCCGCGCGCAGCCAGCAGGCGGCCTCCGCCGCCGGCATCGTCGGCGATGCCGATGCTTCTCCCGACCAGCAATCGTTTTTGGACAGCATCGCGCCCTGGGCCAGGGAAGCGGCGAATAAGCTGGGGGTGGCGCCGGAACTGGTGTCGGCGCACGCCGCGCTGGAATCCGGCTGGGGCCAGCGCCCGTTGAAGAACAGCGACGGCAGCTCGACCAACAACCTGTTCGGCATCAAGGCCGGCAGCGCCTGGCACGGCGACGTGGCCGAATCGGCCACCACGGAATATGTCGGTGGCGCCGCCCTGAAGACCAGCGCCCGTTTCCGCTCCTACCCCGACCAGGCCAGCGCCTTCCGCGACTATGCGCAGATGCTGACCGATAACCCGCGCTTCCGCGGCGCCCTCGGCACCGGCAGCGACGCGCAAGCGTTCGCCGCCGGCCTGGCCAAGGGCGGGTATGCGACCGACCCGGCGTATGCGACCAAGCTGGCGCGGCTGGCCAGCAAGCTGCAGGGCGGCAGTTGA
- the flgA gene encoding flagellar basal body P-ring formation chaperone FlgA, translated as MYAEGILEIKRHGAEPPSFEASVIGRIVFSFADAILMIAFCKATLVVSTFALFPVLAQAAAAPLTVQIEQAARVELERQMAASGLSEPQFDLAVVSARAAPPCAQNIAIEPLDTRSPQRMRFLARCPDTPGWRYEYVVRARVTAMVAVAAAPVLANEALTDAQVTIERRDISNIADPITTPADAVGQMSRRMLRPGDILRAGQLASAILVKRGDAVAMVARRDGIEVSTAGEALDAGARGAVVRVRNAGSGQIVRMRVAGQGTVEPVDSPAGR; from the coding sequence GTGTACGCCGAGGGCATCCTTGAAATTAAACGTCATGGTGCGGAACCTCCATCGTTCGAAGCCAGTGTGATTGGTAGAATCGTTTTTTCTTTCGCTGACGCTATTCTAATGATTGCTTTCTGTAAGGCAACCCTTGTCGTTTCTACATTTGCGCTGTTTCCTGTCCTCGCGCAAGCGGCGGCAGCGCCGTTAACGGTGCAAATCGAACAAGCCGCACGTGTCGAATTGGAAAGGCAGATGGCGGCGTCCGGCTTGTCCGAGCCGCAGTTCGATCTCGCCGTGGTGAGCGCGCGCGCGGCGCCGCCGTGCGCCCAAAATATCGCCATCGAACCCCTCGATACCCGTTCTCCCCAGCGGATGCGCTTCCTGGCGCGTTGTCCGGACACGCCCGGATGGCGCTACGAGTACGTGGTGCGGGCGCGCGTGACGGCCATGGTGGCGGTCGCCGCAGCACCGGTGCTTGCCAATGAAGCATTGACGGACGCACAAGTGACGATCGAGCGCCGTGATATTTCCAACATTGCCGATCCGATCACAACGCCCGCAGATGCTGTCGGACAAATGTCACGCCGAATGTTGCGCCCAGGAGACATTTTGCGTGCCGGACAGCTCGCTTCCGCGATTTTGGTCAAACGCGGCGACGCGGTAGCGATGGTCGCACGCCGCGACGGCATCGAAGTCAGCACCGCCGGCGAGGCCCTGGATGCCGGCGCGCGCGGCGCTGTGGTGCGGGTGCGCAACGCCGGTAGCGGGCAGATCGTGCGCATGCGGGTGGCGGGACAGGGGACGGTGGAGCCGGTGGATAGTCCGGCAGGGCGGTGA
- the flgB gene encoding flagellar basal body rod protein FlgB, whose protein sequence is MTFNFKDALGVHADALQVRADRTKVLAANIANESTPGYTARDIDFAAALQQHVDSESGAGGAELSLGDGDPLYRVPYHPSVDGNTVEIGVEQAAFSQNASDFQTSLTFVNMQLRGLAKAINGQ, encoded by the coding sequence ATGACGTTTAATTTCAAGGATGCCCTCGGCGTACACGCCGACGCACTGCAGGTGCGCGCCGATCGCACCAAGGTGCTGGCGGCAAACATTGCCAACGAAAGCACGCCCGGCTACACCGCACGCGACATCGACTTCGCGGCCGCGCTGCAACAGCACGTCGACAGCGAGTCGGGCGCCGGCGGGGCCGAGCTGAGCCTGGGCGACGGCGATCCGCTGTACCGCGTGCCCTACCACCCCAGCGTCGACGGCAACACCGTCGAGATCGGCGTGGAGCAAGCGGCGTTTTCGCAGAACGCATCCGACTTCCAGACCAGCCTGACCTTCGTCAACATGCAGTTGCGCGGCCTGGCCAAGGCCATCAACGGCCAATAA
- the flgC gene encoding flagellar basal body rod protein FlgC, producing MGFKDISQIAGSAMAAQSVRLNTIASNLANADAASGSEAEAYRARKPVFASVMGNAAGGGVQVLDVVESSEPLRRAHEPDNPKADAEGMVYYTNVNQVAEMADMMSASRAFETNVEVLGRIKSMQQSLLKLGES from the coding sequence ATGGGTTTCAAGGACATTTCTCAGATCGCCGGTTCGGCGATGGCGGCGCAGTCGGTGCGCCTGAATACGATCGCCAGCAACCTGGCCAACGCCGACGCCGCGTCCGGCTCGGAAGCCGAAGCCTACCGCGCCCGCAAACCCGTGTTCGCCTCGGTGATGGGCAACGCGGCCGGCGGCGGCGTGCAGGTGCTCGACGTGGTCGAAAGCAGCGAGCCGCTGCGCCGCGCCCACGAACCGGACAATCCCAAGGCCGACGCCGAGGGCATGGTGTACTACACCAACGTCAACCAGGTGGCCGAGATGGCCGACATGATGTCCGCCTCGCGCGCCTTCGAGACCAACGTCGAGGTGCTGGGCCGGATCAAATCGATGCAGCAGTCGCTGCTGAAACTCGGAGAATCTTGA
- a CDS encoding flagellar hook capping FlgD N-terminal domain-containing protein, with product MVTTTSTSNSLAGNATTTGGNAVAAQATTSENRDMFTKLLVAQIQNQDPLQPQDPTTYVNQLSQLSQTEALQNLSQMTTANASVLQSLQTLAMGGQVGSDVTVNTGTLQLGDEKVSGNVQLLGASSATDLVLTGSDGRQHTVALGAHGSGSLPFTLDPSALGLAPGTYAIQAKPADGSAPQIEVSARLNSVRVTNAGVVLQVANVGDVATSSITAFNGKTGA from the coding sequence ATGGTGACCACGACCTCGACCTCGAACAGCCTCGCCGGCAATGCCACGACCACCGGCGGCAACGCCGTGGCGGCGCAAGCCACGACCAGCGAAAACCGCGACATGTTCACCAAGCTGCTGGTGGCGCAGATCCAGAACCAGGATCCGCTGCAGCCGCAGGATCCGACCACCTACGTCAACCAGCTGTCGCAGCTGTCCCAGACCGAAGCGCTGCAGAACCTGTCGCAGATGACCACCGCCAACGCCAGCGTGCTGCAGAGCCTGCAGACGCTGGCCATGGGTGGCCAGGTCGGCTCCGACGTCACCGTCAATACCGGCACGCTGCAGCTCGGCGACGAAAAGGTCAGCGGCAACGTCCAGCTGCTCGGCGCCAGCAGCGCCACCGACCTGGTGCTGACCGGCAGCGACGGCCGCCAGCATACGGTGGCACTGGGCGCGCACGGCTCCGGTTCGCTGCCGTTCACGCTCGACCCGAGCGCGCTGGGACTGGCGCCGGGCACGTATGCGATCCAGGCCAAGCCGGCCGACGGCAGCGCGCCGCAGATCGAGGTCTCGGCGCGCCTGAACAGCGTGCGCGTGACCAATGCCGGCGTGGTGCTGCAGGTGGCCAACGTGGGCGACGTCGCCACCTCGTCCATCACCGCATTCAACGGCAAGACCGGCGCCTGA
- a CDS encoding flagellar hook protein FlgE, with protein sequence MSFDIALSGIQAINEQLETVSNNIANAATYGFKAGRANFSSVYAGTKANGVEIGSVTQNISQNGSTTTTGRALDAAIDGRGFFVSRDTQGGLTYSRVGIFSTDTKGFLIDSNGKKIQGYGPANGGALGAMGDIQVPTGQIPAVATTGVAYVGNLSADAKVHTGTFSASDSSTYDTVKQSVAYDSLGNQHTISAYYVRSGDNSVDVYYGVDSAAAAKGATLTFNTDGSLKSTAPAAVSVAIPASNGAAAGTVAFTYTGTTLFAGDSTTTTNRSDGYASGAFVGVSMSADGSLVAKYSNDQSQVVGTIAIASFANEGALTSISDTSWSANASSGAALYNTPGVGLAGKLSTGALEGSNVDITSELVGLMTSQRNYQANSKVLTTESQMMQALMQAL encoded by the coding sequence ATGAGCTTCGACATCGCACTGTCCGGCATCCAGGCCATCAACGAGCAACTGGAAACCGTCTCCAACAACATCGCCAACGCCGCCACCTACGGCTTCAAGGCCGGCCGCGCCAACTTCTCGTCGGTGTATGCCGGCACCAAGGCCAACGGCGTGGAAATCGGCTCGGTCACCCAGAACATCAGCCAGAACGGCAGCACCACCACCACCGGGCGCGCGCTCGACGCCGCCATCGACGGCCGCGGCTTCTTCGTCAGCCGCGACACGCAAGGCGGCCTGACCTACTCGCGCGTCGGCATCTTCTCGACCGACACCAAGGGCTTCCTGATCGACAGCAACGGCAAGAAGATCCAGGGCTACGGCCCGGCCAACGGCGGCGCCCTCGGCGCCATGGGCGACATCCAGGTGCCGACCGGCCAGATCCCGGCGGTGGCCACCACCGGCGTGGCCTATGTCGGCAACCTGTCGGCCGACGCCAAGGTCCACACCGGCACCTTCAGCGCCAGCGATTCCAGCACCTACGACACGGTCAAGCAATCGGTGGCCTACGATTCGCTCGGCAACCAGCACACCATCTCGGCCTACTACGTGCGCAGCGGCGACAACAGCGTCGACGTCTACTACGGCGTCGACAGCGCCGCCGCCGCCAAGGGCGCGACCCTGACCTTCAACACCGACGGCTCGCTCAAGAGCACCGCTCCGGCCGCCGTCAGCGTCGCCATCCCGGCCTCGAATGGCGCAGCGGCCGGCACGGTCGCCTTCACCTACACCGGCACCACGCTGTTCGCCGGCGATTCCACCACCACCACCAACCGCAGCGACGGCTACGCCTCCGGCGCCTTCGTCGGCGTGTCGATGTCGGCCGACGGCTCGCTGGTGGCCAAGTACAGCAACGACCAGTCGCAGGTGGTCGGCACCATCGCCATCGCCAGCTTCGCCAACGAAGGCGCCCTGACCTCGATCAGCGACACCAGCTGGAGCGCCAATGCGTCCTCCGGCGCGGCGCTATACAACACCCCGGGCGTCGGCCTGGCGGGCAAGCTGTCCACCGGCGCGCTGGAAGGCTCGAACGTCGACATCACCTCGGAGCTGGTCGGCCTGATGACCTCGCAGCGCAACTACCAGGCCAACTCCAAGGTGCTCACCACCGAAAGCCAGATGATGCAGGCCCTGATGCAGGCCCTGTAA